In a single window of the Zonotrichia leucophrys gambelii isolate GWCS_2022_RI chromosome 2, RI_Zleu_2.0, whole genome shotgun sequence genome:
- the NAPG gene encoding gamma-soluble NSF attachment protein, which translates to MAAQKINEALEHIAKAEKYLKTGFLKWKPDYDSAATEYGKAAVAFKNAKQFDQAREACLREAEAHENNKALFHAAKAYEQAGMMLKEMQRLPEAVQLIEKASMMYLENGTPDTAAIALERAGKLIENVSPEKAVQLYQQAASVFENEERLRQALEMLGKASRLLVRGRRLDEAALSLQKEKSIYKEIENYPTCYKKTIAQVLVHLHRNDYVAAERCVRESYSIPGFNGSEDCAALEQLLEGYDQQDQDQVSEVCNSPLFKYMDNDYAKLGLTLVVPGGGMKKKSPNAAQDKARGPAASGSHADEEEDEYSGGLC; encoded by the exons ATGGCGGCGCAGAAGATTAACGAGGCGCTGGAGCACATCGCGAAAGCGGAGAAATA CCTGAAAACTGGATTCTTAAAGTGGAAACCAGATTATGACAGTGCAGCTACAGAATATGGGAAGGCAG ctgttgcttttaagaATGCCAAGCAGTTTGACCAGGCAAGGGAAGCCTGTTTACGGGAAGCTGAGGCACATGAAAACAATAAAGC TCTCTTTCATGCTGCCAA agcttATGAACAAGCTGGCATGATGCTAAAG GAGATGCAGAGGCTCCCTGAAGCAGTTCAGCTGATTGAAAAAGCCAGTATGATGTACCTGGAGAATGGGACACCAGACACAGCAGCCATTGCCCTGGAACGGGCTGGAAA GTTAATAGAAAAtgtgagtccagagaaggctGTGCAGCTCTATCAGCAAGCAGCATCAGTGTTTGAA aaTGAAGAACGTTTACGGCAGGCGTTAGAAATGCTAGGGAAGGCATCAAGACTTCTGGTCAGAGGACGCAG atTAGATGAGGCTGCACTGTctcttcaaaaggaaaaaagtatttataaGGAAATTGAAAACTACCCCACTTGCTATAAG aaaacTATTGCTCAAGTCTTAGTTCATCTTCATAGAAATGATTATGTTGCTGCAGAAAGATGTGTGAGGGAAAGTTACAG TATACCAGGATTTAATGGAAGTGAAGACTGTGCAGCACTGGAGCAACTTTTAGAAGGGTATGATCAACAAGATCAGGATCAAGTTTCTGAAGTCTGTAATTCTCCACTCTTCAAATACATGGATAATGAT TATGCCAAGCTTGGTCTTACCTTGGTGGTCCCAGGAGGTGGAATGAAGAAGAAGTCACCAAACGCTGCCCAAGACAAAGCCAGAGGACCAGCTGCATCAGGCTCCCATGCtgatgaggaagaggatgaatATTCTGGGGGACTGTGCTAG